The following are from one region of the Coffea eugenioides isolate CCC68of chromosome 2, Ceug_1.0, whole genome shotgun sequence genome:
- the LOC113761200 gene encoding cyclase-associated protein 1 translates to MDEKLIQRLESAVARLEALSCGRGGSPDIGGDAASLDPSIVAYEDLIAQFVGRVSSAAEKIGGQVLDVTKIIEQAFSTQKELLIKVKQSQKPDMAGLVEFLKPLNEVIVKATKMTEGRRSDFFNHLKAATDSLTALAWIAYSGKDCGMSMPIAHVEESWQMAEFYSNKILVEYRNKDANHVEWAKALKELYIPGLRDYVKSHYPLGPVWSASGKTVVFAATKASASGAPAPPPPPPASLFSSEPPKPSSSQPKEGMAAVFEEINSGKPVTSGLRKVTADMKTKNRADRSGVVSAGEKESRVSSSSFSKAGPPKLELQMGRKWVVENQIGKKNLVIDDCDAKQSVYIFGCKDSVLQIQGKVNNITIDKCSKMGVVFKDVVAACEIVNCNGIEVQCQGSAPTISVDNTGGCQLYLSKDSLGASITTAKSSDINVLVPGAGQDDDWGEHALPHQYVHVYKDGQFVTTPVSHSGG, encoded by the exons ATGGATGAGAAATTAATACAGAGATTGGAGTCGGCGGTGGCGCGTCTTGAAGCTCTGTCGTGTGGACGAGGTGGTTCGCCGGATATTGGCGGAGATGCGGCTTCCTTGGATCCGTCCATCGTTGCATATGAGGATCTCATAGCGCAATTCGTTGGTAGGGTTTCGAGTGCTGCGGAGAAGATTGGAGGACAGGTTCTGGATGTTACTAAGATCATTGAACAGGCTTTCTCCACTCAGAAAGAGCTTCTAATCAAAGTCAAGCAGTCTCAG AAACCTGACATGGCAGGTTTGGTTGAATTTCTCAAACCACTGAACGAGGTGATTGTGAAAGCAACAAAAATGACTGAAGGAAGGCGATCTGATTTCTTCAACCACTTGAAGGCTGCTACTGACAGTCTAACTGCTCTGGCATGGATTGCATACTCCGGAAAGGACTGTG GTATGAGCATGCCTATTGCACATGTTGAAGAAAGTTGGCAGATGGCTGAATTTTACAGTAACAAG ATCCTTGTGGAGTACAGAAACAAGGACGCGAATCATGTCGAATGGGCCAAAGCCTTGAAGGAGCTTTACATACCAGGATTGAGGGATTATGTGAAGAGCCATTATCCCTTGGGCCCTGTATGGAGTGCGTCAGGGAAAACTGTAGTTTTTGCAGCTACAAAGGCTTCTGCATCTGGTGCACCTGCCcctccacctccaccaccaGCTTCCCTTTTCAGTTCTGAACCTCCTAAGCCTTCATCCTCACAGCCAAAGGAAGGGATGGCTGCTGTATTTGAAGAAATTAATTCTGGAAAGCCAGTGACTTCTG GATTGAGAAAGGTCACAGCTGATATGAAGACGAAAAACCGTGCTGATAGAAGTGGTGTTGTAAGTGCTGGTGAAAAAGAAAGCCGGGTTAGTTCGTCCTCTTTCTCAAAAGCAGGACCTCCAAAATTAGAGCTTCAAATGGGTCGTAA ATGGGTGGTAGAAAATCAAATTGGGAAAAAGAACTTGGTAATTGATGATTGTGATGCAAAGCAGTCTGTGTACATCTTTGGGTGCAAGGATTCTGTCCTTCAGATCCAAG GAAAAGTTAACAATATAACAATTGACAAATGCTCTAAGATGGGAGTTGTATTTAAG GATGTGGTGGCAGCTTGTGAGATTGTTAACTGTAATGGCATTGAGGTGCAATGTCAG GGTTCAGCTCCAACAATTTCAGTGGATAATACAGGTGGTTGCCAGTTATATTTGAGTAAAGACTCTCTGGGAGCGTCTATAACAACAGCTAAGTCGAGTGATATCAATGTCTTAGTGCCTGGTGCTGGGCAAGATGATGATTGG GGGGAACACGCTTTGCCACATCAGTATGTTCATGTATACAAGGATGGTCAATTTGTTACTACTCCGGTCTCCCATTCTGGAGGGTAA
- the LOC113761199 gene encoding glucan endo-1,3-beta-D-glucosidase isoform X3, whose translation MPLFNHNSPLFICAAALCPLLFQFVHFACSQSFIGVNYGQVADNLPPPAATAKLLRSTSIEKVRLYGADPAIIRALADTGIGIVIGAANGDIPALASDPNFAGQWVATNVLPYYPASKILVITVGNEVMTATDQNLISQLLPAMQNVQNALNAASLGGKIKVSTVHSMAVLTQSDPPSSGTFNPGFGGTMKALLQFHQANGSPFMINPYPYFAYQSDPRAETLAFCLFQPNAGRVDSGTGIKYMNMFDAQVDAVHSALNALGFKDVEIVVAETGWPYKGDPTEVGPSLDNAKAFNGNLISHLRSLVGTPLMPGKSVDTYIFALFDEDLKPGPSSERSFGLFKPDLSVTYDVDLSKNSQTPTTPATPATPAPVSPTTPITPVTPVPKPAAGWCVPKPGVSDAQLQSNLDYACAQGILGTAISCRPPLLLILIQAMVSAVILVAIHEEKGILFG comes from the exons ATGCCTCTCTTCAATCACAACTCTCCTCTTTTCATTTGCGCCGCCGCCCTttgccctcttcttttccaatttgTTCACTTCGCCT gCTCTCAATCTTTCATTGGCGTGAATTATGGACAAGTCGCCGACAACTTGCCCCCGCCCGCTGCCACCGCGAAGCTACTCCGGTCCACTAGCATTGAGAAGGTCAGACTGTACGGAGCCGATCCAGCTATCATCAGAGCCTTGGCCGATACCGGCATCGGCATTGTTATTGGCGCAGCCAACGGAGACATTCCCGCGCTTGCCTCCGACCCTAATTTCGCGGGACAATGGGTCGCCACCAACGTCTTGCCTTATTACCCAGCTAGCAAAATTCTCGTCATCACCGTCGGTAATGAGGTCATGACCGCCACCGACCAAAACCTTATTTCTCAACTCTTACCGGCGATGCAAAATGTCCAAAACGCCCTCAATGCTG CTTCGCTTGGTGGGAAAATTAAGGTGTCGACGGTTCATTCAATGGCCGTGTTGACTCAGTCCGACCCGCCATCATCCGGAACATTTAACCCGGGTTTCGGGGGCACAATGAAAGCGTTATTGCAATTTCATCAAGCCAACGGTTCCCCTTTTATGATAAACCCGTATCCGTATTTTGCATACCAGAGTGATCCACGGGCCGAGACGTTGGCTTTCTGTCTCTTCCAACCCAATGCTGGACGAGTCGACTCAGGAACGGGTATTAAGTACATGAACATGTTTGATGCTCAG GTGGATGCAGTACATTCTGCCCTCAATGCATTGGGATTCAAGGATGTCGAGATTGTGGTTGCAGAGACAGGGTGGCCATACAAGGGAGATCCCACTGAAGTTGGCCCAAGTCTGGACAATGCAAAAGCCTTCAACGGGAACTTGATAAGCCACCTCAGATCATTGGTTGGCACTCCCCTGATGCCTGGAAAGTCTGTTGACACCTATATATTTGCCCTCTTTGATGAGGATTTGAAACCCGGGCCAAGCTCAGAACggtcatttgggctcttcaaGCCTGATCTCTCTGTGACTTATGATGTTGATCTTTCAAAGAACAGTCAG ACTCCTACAACTCCAGCAACTCCGGCAACTCCTGCCCCTGTGAGTCCCACAACTCCCATAACCCCAGTTACACCAGTACCAAAGCCAGCAGCTGGTTGGTGTGTGCCCAAACCGGGTGTTTCTGATGCTCAATTGCAGTCAAATCTTGACTATGCCTGTGCCCAAG GAATCCTTGGAACTGCGATTTCCTGCAGACCGCCACTCTTACTTATACTAATCCAA GCTATGGTCAGTGCAGTTATCCTGGTGGCAATACATGAAGAGAAAGGGATATTATTTGGATAG
- the LOC113761391 gene encoding transcription termination factor MTEF1, chloroplastic, giving the protein MLQSAPLAQPIRSFSSEKSSNCRSQSPSSKPPFHFLRFRTSYRDNLRYLNSIGIINSDKKIHRNPSAETLLHILSTVNFLKSKGFSESHFARLAYLTPQVFSPQVNPADLQPVFDFLTTELAASEEESRDLILLCPHILQSNVQFCLRPTLLYLRDIGVESLNKPTNLNAHLLNTRVKRLEDTAKFLLDIGFSQEESTKFCGRLPAIFGYSIDNNLLPKFEYLVGEMERSLDELKGFPQYFAFSLEKRIKPRHLHLKRRNVVVKEVPLKKMLMWNDKKFYAKWNW; this is encoded by the coding sequence ATGCTGCAGTCTGCTCCTCTTGCCCAGCCAATCCGCTCCTTCTCTTCAGAGAAAAGCTCAAATTGTAGGTCTCAATCCCCATCCTCAAAACCTCCCTTCCACTTCCTGAGGTTTCGGACATCTTATCGGGATAATCTACGGTACCTCAATTCCATCGGTATCATCAATTCAGATAAGAAGATTCACCGAAACCCATCCGCAGAAACCTTACTCCACATCCTCTCCACTGTAAACTTCCTGAAATCTAAAGGCTTTTCCGAATCCCATTTTGCTAGACTTGCTTATCTCACTCCTCAGGTATTTTCTCCTCAAGTTAACCCGGCTGATTTGCAGCCCGTCTTTGATTTCTTAACGACTGAGTTAGCTGCATCAGAGGAAGAATCCCGCGATCTGATTCTCTTATGCCCTCACATTCTTCAGTCCAATGTTCAGTTTTGTCTGAGGCCTACCCTTTTGTATCTTAGAGATATAGGTGTAGAAAGTTTGAACAAGCCCACTAATTTAAATGCTCATCTTCTAAATACCCGCGTTAAGAGATTGGAAGACACGGCCAAGTTTTTGCTGGACATCGGCTTCTCTCAAGAAGAGTCGACTAAATTTTGTGGGAGGCTACCGGCCATATTTGGCTATAGCATCGACAACAATTTGTTGCCCAAGTTTGAGTATTTAGTCGGGGAGATGGAAAGGAGTCTTGATGAATTAAAGGGGTTTCCTCAGTATTTCGCTTTCAGCTTGGAAAAGCGGATTAAGCCGAGGCATCTGCATCTGAAGAGAAGGAATGTTGTGGTCAAGGAGGTTCCTTTGAAAAAAATGTTGATGTGGAATGATAAAAAATTCTATGCAAAATGGAACTGGTGA
- the LOC113761199 gene encoding glucan endo-1,3-beta-D-glucosidase isoform X2 — protein sequence MPLFNHNSPLFICAAALCPLLFQFVHFACSQSFIGVNYGQVADNLPPPAATAKLLRSTSIEKVRLYGADPAIIRALADTGIGIVIGAANGDIPALASDPNFAGQWVATNVLPYYPASKILVITVGNEVMTATDQNLISQLLPAMQNVQNALNAASLGGKIKVSTVHSMAVLTQSDPPSSGTFNPGFGGTMKALLQFHQANGSPFMINPYPYFAYQSDPRAETLAFCLFQPNAGRVDSGTGIKYMNMFDAQVDAVHSALNALGFKDVEIVVAETGWPYKGDPTEVGPSLDNAKAFNGNLISHLRSLVGTPLMPGKSVDTYIFALFDEDLKPGPSSERSFGLFKPDLSVTYDVDLSKNSQTPATPATPAPVSPTTPITPVTPVPKPAAGWCVPKPGVSDAQLQSNLDYACAQGIDCSPIQTGGTCFDPNTVAAHAAYAMNLLYQTAGRNPWNCDFLQTATLTYTNPSYGQCSYPGGNT from the exons ATGCCTCTCTTCAATCACAACTCTCCTCTTTTCATTTGCGCCGCCGCCCTttgccctcttcttttccaatttgTTCACTTCGCCT gCTCTCAATCTTTCATTGGCGTGAATTATGGACAAGTCGCCGACAACTTGCCCCCGCCCGCTGCCACCGCGAAGCTACTCCGGTCCACTAGCATTGAGAAGGTCAGACTGTACGGAGCCGATCCAGCTATCATCAGAGCCTTGGCCGATACCGGCATCGGCATTGTTATTGGCGCAGCCAACGGAGACATTCCCGCGCTTGCCTCCGACCCTAATTTCGCGGGACAATGGGTCGCCACCAACGTCTTGCCTTATTACCCAGCTAGCAAAATTCTCGTCATCACCGTCGGTAATGAGGTCATGACCGCCACCGACCAAAACCTTATTTCTCAACTCTTACCGGCGATGCAAAATGTCCAAAACGCCCTCAATGCTG CTTCGCTTGGTGGGAAAATTAAGGTGTCGACGGTTCATTCAATGGCCGTGTTGACTCAGTCCGACCCGCCATCATCCGGAACATTTAACCCGGGTTTCGGGGGCACAATGAAAGCGTTATTGCAATTTCATCAAGCCAACGGTTCCCCTTTTATGATAAACCCGTATCCGTATTTTGCATACCAGAGTGATCCACGGGCCGAGACGTTGGCTTTCTGTCTCTTCCAACCCAATGCTGGACGAGTCGACTCAGGAACGGGTATTAAGTACATGAACATGTTTGATGCTCAG GTGGATGCAGTACATTCTGCCCTCAATGCATTGGGATTCAAGGATGTCGAGATTGTGGTTGCAGAGACAGGGTGGCCATACAAGGGAGATCCCACTGAAGTTGGCCCAAGTCTGGACAATGCAAAAGCCTTCAACGGGAACTTGATAAGCCACCTCAGATCATTGGTTGGCACTCCCCTGATGCCTGGAAAGTCTGTTGACACCTATATATTTGCCCTCTTTGATGAGGATTTGAAACCCGGGCCAAGCTCAGAACggtcatttgggctcttcaaGCCTGATCTCTCTGTGACTTATGATGTTGATCTTTCAAAGAACAGTCAG ACTCCAGCAACTCCGGCAACTCCTGCCCCTGTGAGTCCCACAACTCCCATAACCCCAGTTACACCAGTACCAAAGCCAGCAGCTGGTTGGTGTGTGCCCAAACCGGGTGTTTCTGATGCTCAATTGCAGTCAAATCTTGACTATGCCTGTGCCCAAGGTATTGATTGTAGTCCAATTCAAACTGGTGGAACATGTTTTGACCCAAATACTGTGGCAGCACATGCTGCCTATGCAATGAATCTCCTCTATCAAACTGCTGGCAGGAATCCTTGGAACTGCGATTTCCTGCAGACCGCCACTCTTACTTATACTAATCCAA GCTATGGTCAGTGCAGTTATCCTGGTGGCAATACATGA
- the LOC113761886 gene encoding guanine nucleotide-binding protein subunit beta-2, with translation MSVAELKERHLAATQTVSALRDQLKQKRLLLLDTDVAGYSRSQGRTPVSFGPTDLVCCRTLQGHNGKVYSLDWTSEKNRIVSASQDGRLIVWNALTSQKTHAIKLPCAWVMTCAFSPTGQSVACGGLDSVCSIFNLNSPTDRDGNLPVSKMLSGHKGYVSSCQYVPDEDAHLITSSGDQTCGLWDITTGLRTSVFGGEFQSGHTADVLSVSINGSNSRMFVSGSCDSTARLWDTRVASRAVRTFHGHEGDVNAVKFFPDGNRFGTGSDDGTCRLFDIRTGHQLQVYYQQHGDNEVPPVTSIAFSISGRLLFAGYSNGDCYVWDTLLGQVVLNLGTLQNSHEGRISCLGLSADGSALCTGSWDSNLKIWAFGGHRKVI, from the exons ATGTCAGTTGCCGAGCTGAAGGAGAGGCACTTAGCCGCCACCCAGACTGTCAGTGCTCTCAGGGACCAATTGAAACAGAAGCGTCTTCTCCTTCTTGACACCGACG TGGCGGGATACTCTAGGTCGCAGGGTAGAACTCCGGTGAGCTTCGGCCCAACGGATCTGGTTTGCTGTCGGACTCTGCAGGGCCATAACGGCAAG GTGTATTCGCTTGACTGGACTTCAGAAAAGAATCGCATTGTCAGTGCATCCCAGGATGGTCGATTAATAGTATGGAACGCTCTCACAAGCCAAAAGACACATGCTATTAAGCTACCCTGTGCATGGGTCATGACTTGTGCCTTCTCACCGACTGGGCAGTCTGTTGCCTGTGGTGGACTCGACAGCGTTTGCTCCATCTTTAACCTAAATTCTCCAACTGACAGAGATGGTAATCTACCAGTGTCGAAAATGCTTAGTGGGCATAAGGGCTATGTGTCATCATGTCAGTATGTTCCTGATGAAGATGCACACTTAATCACTAGCTCTGGAGATCAAACATGTGGCTTGTGGGATATAACTACAGGTCTTAGGACATCTGTCTTTGGAGGTGAATTTCAATCTGGCCACACTGCTGATGTGCTAAG tgtctCCATTAATGGATCAAATTCAAGAATGTTTGTGTCTGGGTCTTGTGATTCAACTGCCCGTCTTTGGGACACTCGGGTTGCCAGTCGGGCTGTCCGGACCTTTCATGGTCATGAAGGAGATGTTAATGCTGTAAAATTTTTCCCAGATGGAAATAGATTTGGAACTGGTTCGGATGATGGAACTTGCAGATTATTCGATATTAGGACTGGGCATCAGCTGCAAGTGTACTATCAGCAACATGGGGATAATGAGGTGCCGCCTGTTACTTCAATTGCATTTTCAATTTCTGGCAGACTTCTTTTTGCTGGGTATTCAAATGGTGATTGCTATGTATGGGATACCTTATTGGGACAG GTCGTTTTGAATCTAGGAACTCTTCAAAATTCTCACGAGGGTCGCATTAGTTGTTTGGGATTGTCAGCTGATGGCAGTGCTTTATGTACAGGAAGTTGGGATTCAAACTTGAAG ATCTGGGCTTTTGGAGGGCATAGAAAAGTGATCTAA
- the LOC113761199 gene encoding glucan endo-1,3-beta-D-glucosidase isoform X1, which yields MPLFNHNSPLFICAAALCPLLFQFVHFACSQSFIGVNYGQVADNLPPPAATAKLLRSTSIEKVRLYGADPAIIRALADTGIGIVIGAANGDIPALASDPNFAGQWVATNVLPYYPASKILVITVGNEVMTATDQNLISQLLPAMQNVQNALNAASLGGKIKVSTVHSMAVLTQSDPPSSGTFNPGFGGTMKALLQFHQANGSPFMINPYPYFAYQSDPRAETLAFCLFQPNAGRVDSGTGIKYMNMFDAQVDAVHSALNALGFKDVEIVVAETGWPYKGDPTEVGPSLDNAKAFNGNLISHLRSLVGTPLMPGKSVDTYIFALFDEDLKPGPSSERSFGLFKPDLSVTYDVDLSKNSQTPTTPATPATPAPVSPTTPITPVTPVPKPAAGWCVPKPGVSDAQLQSNLDYACAQGIDCSPIQTGGTCFDPNTVAAHAAYAMNLLYQTAGRNPWNCDFLQTATLTYTNPSYGQCSYPGGNT from the exons ATGCCTCTCTTCAATCACAACTCTCCTCTTTTCATTTGCGCCGCCGCCCTttgccctcttcttttccaatttgTTCACTTCGCCT gCTCTCAATCTTTCATTGGCGTGAATTATGGACAAGTCGCCGACAACTTGCCCCCGCCCGCTGCCACCGCGAAGCTACTCCGGTCCACTAGCATTGAGAAGGTCAGACTGTACGGAGCCGATCCAGCTATCATCAGAGCCTTGGCCGATACCGGCATCGGCATTGTTATTGGCGCAGCCAACGGAGACATTCCCGCGCTTGCCTCCGACCCTAATTTCGCGGGACAATGGGTCGCCACCAACGTCTTGCCTTATTACCCAGCTAGCAAAATTCTCGTCATCACCGTCGGTAATGAGGTCATGACCGCCACCGACCAAAACCTTATTTCTCAACTCTTACCGGCGATGCAAAATGTCCAAAACGCCCTCAATGCTG CTTCGCTTGGTGGGAAAATTAAGGTGTCGACGGTTCATTCAATGGCCGTGTTGACTCAGTCCGACCCGCCATCATCCGGAACATTTAACCCGGGTTTCGGGGGCACAATGAAAGCGTTATTGCAATTTCATCAAGCCAACGGTTCCCCTTTTATGATAAACCCGTATCCGTATTTTGCATACCAGAGTGATCCACGGGCCGAGACGTTGGCTTTCTGTCTCTTCCAACCCAATGCTGGACGAGTCGACTCAGGAACGGGTATTAAGTACATGAACATGTTTGATGCTCAG GTGGATGCAGTACATTCTGCCCTCAATGCATTGGGATTCAAGGATGTCGAGATTGTGGTTGCAGAGACAGGGTGGCCATACAAGGGAGATCCCACTGAAGTTGGCCCAAGTCTGGACAATGCAAAAGCCTTCAACGGGAACTTGATAAGCCACCTCAGATCATTGGTTGGCACTCCCCTGATGCCTGGAAAGTCTGTTGACACCTATATATTTGCCCTCTTTGATGAGGATTTGAAACCCGGGCCAAGCTCAGAACggtcatttgggctcttcaaGCCTGATCTCTCTGTGACTTATGATGTTGATCTTTCAAAGAACAGTCAG ACTCCTACAACTCCAGCAACTCCGGCAACTCCTGCCCCTGTGAGTCCCACAACTCCCATAACCCCAGTTACACCAGTACCAAAGCCAGCAGCTGGTTGGTGTGTGCCCAAACCGGGTGTTTCTGATGCTCAATTGCAGTCAAATCTTGACTATGCCTGTGCCCAAGGTATTGATTGTAGTCCAATTCAAACTGGTGGAACATGTTTTGACCCAAATACTGTGGCAGCACATGCTGCCTATGCAATGAATCTCCTCTATCAAACTGCTGGCAGGAATCCTTGGAACTGCGATTTCCTGCAGACCGCCACTCTTACTTATACTAATCCAA GCTATGGTCAGTGCAGTTATCCTGGTGGCAATACATGA